The segment ACAACTTCAGATatcataaaaatatcttttcgtgtttttgtctttttttttacgcttgaattgtatttttttcgATGTTTATTAGTGATAATGATTAGTAATAGTACTTCTATTATCTATACGGTCATGATAAAGCTAATtattaatcaagtaaatcatCGTTTTCTTATGTTGCAACTTAGTTACTCGTAATAGTAAGTTATTTGGGAATTATTCTGTTTCGATTTATACGACTTACTTTTCTTATCGAGTCAGGAAATGGACAAAAATAGAGATGCAAGACTTGCAGATTACTTTGATGTAATTGGAGGAACAAGTACAGGAGGTTTAATAACTGCTATGATTACTACTCCAAATGAAAACAATAGACCCTTTGTTGCTGCCAATGAAATTGTACCTTTTTACTTCCAACATGGCCCTCATATTTTTAATTCTAGGTacataaacatatttatattcctccgttttaatttatttgtctaattttaatttgatacgGAGTTCAAGAAcgtaaaaaaagatttttgagtctattttgatattaaattgaagatATGAAAGTTGAAAGTTGCGGTCTTAAACATGTCTAGTTGAAAGTTGAAATCAAAGAGTCGCTATAAAGGAAAAACAGTAATTATATACTTACTctctttgtttcaatttatgtgacacttttcgtTTTTCGAGAGCCAGACAGTTTAAGTTTAACCTAGAATTTGCGCATGAAATCtgcaaattttttgaaatgaaatgtaTATACTTGTAAATTAGGTAAAAAGTACTAcaaatcacaataattgataattcaaaatattttgataaaaaactaaaatttactatcaaagatagacttgtttaAATCTCGAAAGACGATAAATGCCAGATAAAATGGAGTACATTGTTCTTGGATGGACTAATAAAAAATAGGTCAAACATCTCGAAAGAAAGAAGGAGAATATGTTTTGAGTAATGAATTATaaagatattatattttctaaaattttctaccattatcaaaattataaaaatctctTCTCAGATACATCTCTATCCCTTCTCAGATACATCTGTTCTCTCATTAAAATAATGTATCATTTGCAATGTATCGAACAATCAAAGAATATATCCAAAAGCAATGAAATATTCAGTATTTTTATACGTAATTGAGtaaacttaaataaaatataattaacccTAGATATGTGAGATTTCTGTtctttatacttatatttaatttggttACATTATATTATGCAGTACTGGTACATTTTTAGGCCCAAGTTTTGATGGAAAATATCTTTTGCAAATTCTTCAAGATAATTTTGGAGAAACTCGTTTGCATCAAGCTTTGACAGAAGTTGTCATCTCAAGCTTTGACATCAAAAGAAATAAGCCAGTAATATTCACTAAGTCAAATgtaagttaaaataattatagtGATTTGTACCaagaaatatgtttttgaaattaaaacaagtgaattttttatttattttctattacgTATGGTAAATAGATACAAAAGatatatattatcttaaaaatatgtatatatggggtgtgtttggtacgaaggaaaatgtttacctagaaaatgtttttttgaaatattttggacttatttttttatgtttgatttggtgagtagaaaatattttttgaaaaattatttttagtgtttgatttatgagggaaaaatgtttttgagaaatatcttttatttttaatagagtaaaaaataatttttgaaattgaaaatattttttaaaaataaaattagttttttatttttggggtGGGAGTGGGATAtgggtaaaaaaaataaaaatttgaagttgaaaatattttcacaaaacaaaattaattcttttggGGGATGAGGGGTGTGGGTGGGGTCGATGGTAGGgggtgaaaaaaatgaaattttgaagttgaaatattttttaaaaacaaactcNNNNNNNNNNNNNNNNNNNNNNNNNNNNNNNNNNNNNNNNNNNNNNNNNNNNNNNNNNNNNNNNNNNNNNNNNNNNNNNNNNNNNNNNNNNNNNNNNNNNNNNNNNNNNNNNNNNNNNNNNNNNNNNNNNNNNNNNNNNNNNNNNNNNNNNNNNNNNNNNNNNNNNNNNNNNNNNNNNNNNNNNNNNNNNNNNNNNNNNNNNNNNNNNNNNNNNNNNNNNNNNNNNNNNNNNNNNNNNNNNNNNNNNNNNNNNNNNNNNNNNNNNNNNNNNNNNNNNNNNNNNNNNNNNNNNNNNNNNNNNNNNNNNNNNNNNNNNNNNNNNNNNNNNNNNNNNNNNNNNNNNNNNNNNNNNNNNNNNNNNNNNNNNNNNNNNNNNNNNNNNNNNNNNNNNNNNNNNNNNNNNNNNNNNNNNNNNNNNNNNNNNNNNNNNNNNNNNNNNNNNNNNNNNNNNNNNNNNNNNNNNNNNNNNNNNNNNNNNNNNNNNNNNNNNNNNNNNNNNNNNNNNNNNNNNNNNNNNNNNNNNNNNNNNNNNNNNNNNNNNNNNNNNNNNNNNNNNNNNNNNNNNNNNNNNNNNNNNNNNNNNNNNNNNNNNNNNNNNNNNNNNNNNNNNNNNNNNNNNNNNNNNNNNNNNNNNNNNNNNNNNNNNNNNNNNNNNNNNNNNNNNNNNNNNNNNNNNNNNNNNNNNNNNNNNNNNNNNNNNNNNNNNNNNNNaaaaaaattgaaattgcaaatattctttaaaaacaaacttaatttttttggacGGGGTGGGAGGCTGATCGGAGGTGGggtggaaaaataaaaatttaaaatgaaaaatatttttataaaattgatgtttttcctaaaaaaaaaaatgtaatttgaagtttgatgagagttttggaaaatgttttccttgatttttgaagggaagtcattttccttaaggggaaaacattttccaaaacttttatcccaaccaaacatgaaaaaattcgAAATATTTTCCGAAAAATGTTTCACTTCATACCAAACGCATCCATAATCTAACATAACATTTTGATGATGAGATCAGACGTGTTTACGAGTAGTTTTAACCGTGACAGAATATCTACTAATTAGGTATGTCAAAATATTAAGAAGCAAAATCGCGTAAAAGccaaaaaatatatcaatatgtAATATACATATCCGGCAAAGGATCTAGTGTCAAACAATAACTAATGTGGCCGCGCCACTGGGATGAGAAAGAGACAATAAACTCGAGAGTCACTTAtaaaacttatttatttatttttttactttcacTAACTTATTTTCGCAAAGAAAATACATatcaactaattttattttattttaaaatacagTTAACAAACTATCCAGAATTGAATGCTACCATGTATGACATATGTTATTCAACAGCAGCAGCTCCAACAGTATTTCCTCCACATTATTTTGTTACTAATACTAGTAATGGAGATAAATATGAGTTCAATCTTGTTGATGGTGCTGTTGCTACTGTTGGCGATCCGGTACCAACACTACTTTCGATTCaatttttgatatgttttttattacgacattatttccaaaatatgtaatCAATAACTGTCATGCGTTGTACGTGTGGATGCATGCAGGCATTATTATCAATTAGCGTTGCAACGAAACTTGCAGAAGAGGATCCAGCATTTGCTTCAATTAGGtcattgaatttgaaaaaaatgttgttGCTCTCATTAGGCACAGGCACTAATTCAGAGTTTGATAAAACATATACAGCAAATGAGACAGCTAAATGGGGTATTTTCCAATGGAAATCAGTTATCCAGCCAATGCTAGATGCAGCAAGTTCTTACATGACTGATTATTACCTTTCTACTGTTTTTCAAGCTCTTGATTCACAAGACAATTACCTCAGGGTTCAAGTAAGCCCCAACTTAATTTCTATTATCGGGAACTTACGTAAATTTTACTAGTTTACAATATTACCTATCTTATCAGATATTGATGTATCAAGGATACATggtcaaaattaggtgtaataGTTCTAGATACATTCTATCCAAGTGAATTCACACGGATCTCTAGATTTAGTGATGGATTCAGGATTTACATTAAGTAGTGCCTAAGATTTGATCTCAGATCCTTAAGGTGAGTTTTGAACCTCTCGATCACTGAATAGGAGGctcaaaatcaatatatagacataaaaattctttaaattgcCTTAAATATACAACGAACGTAATTTTTTGTCGTGAACCCCCTCGTCAACGTCTAGGGCCGCCCCTGTCTAGAATACATTAGCAAATCTTGTTCACCCTctccaatctcgcttgccactaACCACGATAAAACTGTGAATAACATGGAGATTTTCTgggaattagtatgaaaatttgcaggaaacttatttttctacgaattttcatactaataCCCAGGAAAATCCCCATGTAATCCACAGTTTTCTTGTAGTGACTCTCTCATGTATTTGGTATTTCAGACACATCTGAATCACACCAGGTGCATACAAATACAATATGTGTTTAGAGCGATCTGCATGTATCTTGGATACATACGTATCTCACTGCCCTTTCTCCCTATTTTTGTGTATCTTGTAGCAAAAATATATGCATCTAAGTATAAATTTTTTAGGGAAAACTATGCggttaagcaaacttatactacttaattattcatcatagctatagtttgctataattatcactcatgagtaacattatacattaattacgtgggctgacttcgagtttttataattagtcacatttgtatacaaatatttcgccagaatatacaaatacatatgtataatatacagtaATCTaattgatatacatatacaattcaactCTCTCCCACTTTCTACCCTGTcacgctcgcctctctcctctctctctctcaatctagcttgctatatatacaaatgcatatgtataatatacaattatctaactgatatacatatacaatttacctctctcccactctctgacctctctcgctcgcctctctcccaatctcgctcgcatGTCTCCTTCCCCTCCctatctcgcttgccatatatacaaatacatatgtataatgtacaattatctaaccaatatacatatacaattcacctctctcccattTTTTgccccctctctctcgcctctctcctctctcccacagtcttgctcgcctctctcctgcctataacatgtagctgtgaattgtaattatcaaactatagctatggagtGTAATTAGGCTATTTTTGAGTGGCTACATGAGAaagttttcctattttttaatatacGATAGAAAACTCTTAATAAGTGGTAAGATACGTAATATTTTAAAAGGATATATGATAGTAAAGTATGTCTAATTATGtagttttttcattattattaatataatatacatgtcatatattCTTTGCTAATGATATAAGTATATTTAAATTCCAGGAAAATGCATTAACAGGCACAACTACTGACATGGTTGATGCTTCTGTGGCTAATATGGAATTATTAAAACAAGTTGGTGAAAAATTATTGAAGAAACCAGTTTCCAAAGACAATCCTGAAACCTATGAGCAAGCTCTAACAAGGTAAAACACATTATAGACTCTTACCTGTTTGGTTCTGTCGGtgcttgaaataatttttttccttttttatatttagggTTGTTTATggttatgattaaaaaaatcatatcgaATCGGAATTTGAATCAAATCGATTTAAAAGTCTGGCATTTAATGTGGtttggttttaaattttgaaaactgaTATTATTTGATTCGAACCgataaattagatatataaactttataattctttatatattattttcaaagtCCAACTCCATCAAAATTCACTACTTTAATATTTACCTACCATACGTCGCATAAGATAATCATACTTTCTCTTAATTGAATCACTTGATTCGTGTAATAATAACTCCAGTATTGCTATTGAACCAATAGTAGCTTTCATGTGGATTATTCATCTACTAGGTGTATGTGTTTATCGAAAAACGTATttcctcaaaaaaattattactattCAATTgggaaaaaaaacataaaattgaacCAAATTGAACCAAATCGAACCAAACCGACAATAaccaaagtttttttttttttttttgcagtttgattttgattttaacaAATAACTAATCCGAACCAAACCAGAAACATCCCTATTCATATTTCTATATCTCGTCAGCTAGTATTACTCatattaaatttcttataaatctatttttattgctaattaaaatagttttatttcATTGTAGGTTTGCACAATTACTCGTTGATCGAAAGAACCTCCGAGCAAACAAAGCGTCTTCTTAATTCAAGGTCTCGAATTGTAATAGTAACCTTACTAtgctaaataaataataagtgcTTGCAAAGTTTATGAGGGATAAATTTCATTAGAAATGTCTCTCTATGTAATGTGTGTTTGGACTATGTAACCTTTTGGTTGTGtataatgtttaaataaataatggtGATTTTGTATTATGACATTCCAATCTTCTTTTTctaaggaaaaaggaaaaaaatatattattgtttcGGTCGCTTTTATTCGCCaattatactaaaataaatatttattttgtttttagaaaattaaaaaattatggttTATCGTTGTTGACACTCAATTTTGACCCTTCACAATAgaaattaatcataattaattaagaaattttCAGTTAAGTAATATCTCTCCAATATTTCCCCTCcccttaaaaaataattctaaagtCTTAAACTGTTTATTTTCGTTAACTTAATTAAGCATTCTTTTCTTAAAgtaattagttaaatatttaattgtcgGATAACCGCAAGTTACCGAGCTTTCAACCTTCCTAAAACATTAGTACGAACCTCGAACCTCGAACCCCTTTTAGTATATTTCATTAGATTTTCtgtttttaatcttttaaaaaatagttttcttaattttactttaaaaattaagtggcgactcttaatttatttttcttttaacaatcatttttaggttttttttaaactattaattatgttcatttttcaaatcatcGAATTTATTAGATTCAAAAAGTGATATAGTAATTTATTGATcgttaaaaaaatatgtcaaattaatacttaacaaataaatatagtcaGAGGGTGTATCAATTTAGAAGTGCCAAATTAATACTATACaaataactattttatttaaatataagagATTCTTGAACTTAGATATCTAGatgaatgagaaaaaaaatagtactaTCTTGATGCAAAGTAATTTTATCCACCAAAGGATATCAAGGTGAATTAACTacataatataattgaagttaaatacacaaataatataactttttttttatcacaacATATTAAGAAGAAGGTGGTGATGAGGTAACTGTcgtcaaaaaataaatcaagttaGGGAGAAGGGGAAGAGTCCGATAATAAACACCCAATTCGGATAAGTTTTACCctattttaatttacattttagATGATATTATATTCGATACTTTTTAAATAACTtagtttttgtttgtttaacTTAAAAGTCATAGTTAAGAATTCTAACTAATGATTTTTGACAAATTTGTCTTTTTGAGTTTAAAAcaaatgtttaaaaatatttttatattttattcaaacactacaaaaatacttcaaaattattttaacatttaaaatatatcaattcaaataaactCTTAGTCAAACACTCtcttaaatagaaaaaaaaaaagagttaaaaatagagaaaaataatttatagacAGAAAGTAGTAAGGTGTAACCTTAAAATTGACCATATGTGAACACatttgtaataatatatatggtaacacaaaacaaaaaattaagttaaaaaatatcTAAGATTTAATATTGCATAGGCGTTTCAAAAAGGATCTGACTTTTCTCCATTAAGTTATTATAATATAACTATTTTAGCAATATATTATCTAGTCcataaatatagaataaaaaattcttttcctaaatttcttttatacGTACATaagactttttaaatttttcttttaaataatctttttatcTAATTAACTGAATAGAAGTATAGAAACTATAATTAACTATCGTGTGTACTGGTATCACCGTATTTGTAGttttattatgaaattgaaattagtttgttaaaatgatttgattatCGCTAGGTAATTTATTAATCACGGACAAATATGCTTCTAACAAAagattacaataaaaatataatataaacggaaaaaaaaagatcctacgataaaaaaaaaggaagataacttttttttttctatatctatGGACAAGATAATATGTTGCTCCGATTgtgaaattataataattttaatacttgatgtataatgtatttattatatattataaaataaatacttttcaTGCGTGATTATATAAATCCTCCCTTGTTAGTCGATGCATTTGTAATCCAAAAAAGATAGTCTAACAATGACAACTAGAGCATCATTATTCATTATACTTTTTTTGGTAGTAACATCTCATGTGTTGGGAGGAATGGTGACAATTCTCCCGTTTGGCCATGCGATATGGTATCCTGATATggaatcatgagatgaaattgaagttttgtttggacatgcgatatgAAATTTTCGTGtcgtatattttttcataaacataaaaatctcataagttctaaaactattaaaatagcctcaaattgtttattcaatattatcaaataaacaaaaaaaatcataaaattgtataataaattattacaaagttatttgttgtccacttaagtaattgtttcatcaatatatttgagtaaaaatgaaaTACCTTTCACGGActcttcaagattttattaCTCAACAATCGTGAAGTGTGAGTTGAAGTGACTATATGCTGGtgacaataataaattttatgtcggtgagaataataaatttcaaaaagtaatgatgtgattataaattttatttacatgtgaaaTAAATGGTTATTAGATATAAATATGgagttgttttaacaaaatataaactcgtgaatcaatttttgtattaaaataactcaaatcatgatataatATTCCCATATGatcccatatcatgatttttggagaatatggTATCACATCTCATGGAATCAGCGTAAAATCGCATGTCTAGACGCTGATTCAATCTCACGATACCATATCGTGATATGGTATCAAATGGTCAAACGCCTAACTAAGTGTTGATGGAGGAGGCATAAGAGGAATTATTCCGGCTACTATTCTTGCTTTTCTTGAAGATCAACTTCAGGTATCGATACATcgtacatattttttttaaaaaaaaaaaaacgcaTGTGTGGGTGTGacattactatatatattttaacatttgaattgtattattttgatgattatcATGTTGGGATCGAAATAACAAGATGACAAATCAAACTAATAATTGAAAATCTTTTATGACGATAATTCTGTTATAAGGATCTCGTATGTCCACAACCCgatatatatctaaaaatattGATCGAGTGAAAGGTTATATCACAatccaaaattttattttaagtctaaatcattttgtTTAAGGAACAACAATTGTTTTTCATGTTTGATTTATCGTTAAACTTTATTACATATCAAAAAGGACTTCATAGTGACGATCCTCGAAAAGATTATTTTTGAGTTAGGAATTGGATGGTAAAGATGCAAGAGCTCTTATGAACATTTGTCTTCAGAATaggatcttggtcttgctttGTTTCTacttctgacactaatgatgattcagtcCTATTCATCATCACTACTCCTCCTTCTATGAAATTCATTAGTCGAACTCTTAAGCGTAAGTGTATATTTTTGCACATATTTTGCTAACTCTCTCTTGTCTTCCTCAAAATGGGTGGTACTACCAGTGGGCAACCTGCTCAAGGCATCCTTAACAACATTATCCTGGAGATAAAGAAtaatcatgtcataatctttgagtAACTCCAACTATCTTCTTTGTCTGAGAGTGAACTCTTTCTAACTAAACACatatcggtgaacacatctacatgaacaccatagaGATAATGACGCCATATTTTTAGAACAAATACTACGACAACCAATTCTAgatcatgggttgggtaattccctggaagcataagctataacattTCCATTCTACATCAACACACAACTCAAACCAACTCTAGACGcatcaaaatacacaacaaaaccttgagtaccttctgATAAAGTCAAAACTGAGACACTAGtcaacttctttttctattcctgaaagcttttctcacaagattTAGACCATTGGAACTTCACTGTTTTCtgagtcaacttggtcaaagggGACGAAATGGATGAGTAATTCTCGATGAATTTCCTATAATATTCACCCAaccccaagaaactcctaatatcagttgaAAATGTGGGTATAGGTCAATTCTGCACTACCTCTAGCTTTTGAGTGTCAACTTTAATCCCATTACTGGAAACAATATGGAcctaagaatgccacagactcaAAGCCAAAACTCATATTTAGAAAACTTAGCATATAAATCTTTATCCTCTAGAGTTTGGAGAACTATTTtgagatgactagcatgatcttcctCATTACTCGAATAGATTAGAATGTCATTGATCAACACGAtaacaaatatatctaaatacaGCTTAAAATATTCTATTCATAAATGccatgaatgttgcaggcgcattggtcaaaccaaaggatataactagaaactcataatgatcATAACGGATCCTGAATGTTGTCTCTGGAATGTTATATTCCCTTACCCTCAACTGATGTTAGCCTTATCTGAGGTTTATCTTAGAGAAACATGTGGCACCCTGAAGCTGATCGAAAAGATCATCGATTCTCGGAAGAGGATACtaattattcttgatggtaaccttgttcaactggCGATAATCTCTACACATTCTAAGGGGAATCATCCTTCTTCCTCATACATAAGACCGGAGCTCCCCAtagtgagacacttggtcgaatgaaacaTTTATCTAGGAGATCTTTCAACTGCTTTTTTTGCTCTTTCAACTCCactggtgccattctatatggcgaAATAGATATAGGATGAGTATCGGGAAGAATATCTATATCGAaatctatttctctctcaggagGAACTTCATGTAGATCATctggaaagacttctggaaactcattcACAACTGAAATTGACTCGATATGAGGTGTCTCAACAATAGAAtcattaactcagactaagtgatagacacaccccttggaaactaactttctcaccttaaggtatgaaatgaaacgacccttaggccCTACTAAACTGCTACTCCACTCTATAactagctcattaggaatttgaaCCTAACAACTCGAAATCCACAATCAATGGAGGCATAACAGGAAGCATGTCCATAcatagaatgacatcaaaatctaccatgtctaattCAACTAAAACAGTCATGGTTTTCTTGTGATTAATGGAAATGACACAATTACGATATACACACTCAGCTAGAATAGACTCTCCAATCTGTGTAGAAACACAAaagggttcacaaagtttctcaGAAAGGACATCAAAATTCATTGCAACATAAggattcacaaaagataaacttaatCCTGAgtctagcaaagcataaacatcaagagtaaagactttgatcatacccatTTGGAGAATTCTCGCTCTTGACGACTTGTGATCGCATAAAGGCGGTTTTCTCTTCCGTTAGTACCGGAAgtagctcctctaggtgcagcctTGTTTAGTGGAGCAACTTATGAAGATTAGACCTTATTACCCTGATTCCCATTACATTGTCGGTTCTTAGAACactctcatgaagtgaccctcttgtcCACACTTAAAACAACCATCCCGACACTTACCTGGATGAGTCCTACCACACTTTGCAGGTTAGAGCATGCAAGTATTAGTAATGAGAGAACTTGTGTATTTTTTTAGATATggatcaattatttattttattagttttatttatgaaaaactaAACTCCTAACCAATTatcaaatatgttattatttatacatattacaatacatatataacttacttctaattcaattttgactttattttcaatttctccATATCTCTGTCCAGAGGCGAACCTAGGATTTAAAGGCTTTGGGTGCACcatgttatgcggaatttgagataatacgagaaaatataaacgcgaaaaacaagacaacagatttacgtggttcaccaataaattggctacgtccacggggaagagggagagcagttttattatggagaggcaagaacagaatttctgaatagggtttgccatagcgtctatatatagtgctaagctaNNNNNNNNNNNNNNNNNNNNNNNNNNNNNNNNNNNNNNNNNNNNNNNNNNNNNNNNNNNNNNNNNNNNNNNNNNNNNNNNNNNNNNNNNNNNNNNNNNNNNNNNNNNNNNNNNNNNNNNNNNNNNNNNNNNNNNNNNNNNNNNNNNNNNNNNNNNNNNNNNNNNNNNNNNNNNNNNNNNNNNNNNNNNNNNNNNNNNNNNNNNNNNNNNNNNNNNNNNNNNNNNNNNNNNNNNNNNNNNNNNNNNNNNNNNNNNNNNNNNNNNNNNNNNNNNNNNNNNNNNNNNNNNNNNNNNNNNNNNNNNNNNNNNNNNNNNNNNNNNNNNNNNNNNNNNNNNNNNNNNNNNNNNNNNNNNNNNNNNNNNNNNNNNNNNNNNNNNNNNNNNNNNNNNNNNNNNNNNNNNNNNNNNNNNNNNNNNNNNNNNNNNNNNNNNNNNNNNNNNNNNNNNNNNNNNNNNNNNNNNNNNNNNNNNNNNNNNNNNNNNNNNNNNNNNNNNNNNNNNNNNNNNNNNNNNNNNNNNNNNNNNNNNNNNNNNNNNNNNNNNNNNNNNNNNNNNNNNNNNNNNNNNNNNNNNNNNNNNNNNNNNNNNNNNNNNNNNNNNNNNNNNNNNNNNNNNNNNNNNNNNNNNNNNNNNNNNNNNNNNNNNNNNNNNNNNNNNNNNNNNNNNNNNNNNNNNNNNNNNNNNNNNNNNNNNNNNNNNNNNNNNNNNNNNNNNNNNNNNNNNNNNNNNNNNNNNNNNNNNNNNNNNNNNNNNNNNNNNNNNNNNNNNNNNNNNNNNNNNNNN is part of the Solanum pennellii chromosome 8, SPENNV200 genome and harbors:
- the LOC107028584 gene encoding patatin group D-3-like isoform X2, translated to MRCTCGCMQALLSISVATKLAEEDPAFASIRSLNLKKMLLLSLGTGTNSEFDKTYTANETAKWGIFQWKSVIQPMLDAASSYMTDYYLSTVFQALDSQDNYLRVQENALTGTTTDMVDASVANMELLKQVGEKLLKKPVSKDNPETYEQALTRFAQLLVDRKNLRANKASS
- the LOC107028584 gene encoding patatin-08-like isoform X1; the protein is MCKMATTKSFLILIFMILATTSSTSATLEDMVTILSIDGGGIKGIIPGVILEFLEGKLQEMDKNRDARLADYFDVIGGTSTGGLITAMITTPNENNRPFVAANEIVPFYFQHGPHIFNSSTGTFLGPSFDGKYLLQILQDNFGETRLHQALTEVVISSFDIKRNKPVIFTKSNLTNYPELNATMYDICYSTAAAPTVFPPHYFVTNTSNGDKYEFNLVDGAVATVGDPVPTLLSIQFLICFLLRHYFQNM